From the genome of Mucilaginibacter paludis DSM 18603:
GGTGTTTGAACTGACCGATGCCTTTCCTGCCCATTGTTTTGCCATGCTGGGTTTACATCCCTGCGAAGTTAAGGCCGATTGGGAGCAGCAACTCGATTTGATCATGAATGCGCAGCAGGGCAAGCGCATATACGCCGTGGGAGAAATAGGTATCGATCTTTATTGGGATAAAACCTTTTTATCGGAACAGCAAAAGGCTTTCAGGAAGCAAATAAACTGGGCCAAAAGCCAGGATTTACCTATTGTAATCCATTGCCGGGATGCATTTGATGAGGTTTATGCTATTTTGGAGGAACAAAAGGACGATAAGCTTCGCGGCATCTTCCATTGTTTTAGCGGAACCCTTGAACAAGCTGAAAAAATTATCGAACTGGGATTTTTTTTGGGAATAGGGGGTGTTATTACTTATAAAAACGCCGGACTTGATAAAATTGTACAACAAATTGATATGGAACATCTGGTTTTAGAAACAGATTCTCCTTATCTTACACCCGTTCCGTATCGGGGTAAACCTAATGAGTCATCATTCCTGATATACGTCGCTCAAAAAATTGCAGATTTACATCAGGTAGATATGGACACGGTAGCGTCAATAACCACAAAAAATTCCATCCGTATTTTCGGTGTTTAAATGATGATTTTATTTAATTTTAAAAAGAAACATAATAATCCATGACTAAGATATTGATCATCTATACCGGCGGGACGATAGGTATGATGACTGATCCCAAGACGAAAGCGCTCAAGCCCATCAATTTTGAGCAGATCATGGATAACGTGCCTGAACTTGAACGCCTAAACTGCCAGATAGAGGTACGCTCTTTCGATCATATCATCGATTCATCTAACATGAATCCGGAAATTTGGGGCGAACTGGCGGCCATTATTGAAAAATATTACGATAACGTAGATGGCTTTGTAGTGCTTCACGGCTCGGATACCATGGCTTTTACAGCATCAGCTATGAGCTTTATGCTGGAAAACCTGGCTAAGCCGGTAATATTTACAGGCTCGCAATTACCCATAAGCGCTATCAGGACGGATGCTAAGGAAAACCTGATGACGGCCATCGAGATCACGTCGTCTATGAAGGAAGGCCGTGCCCTTGTTCCGGAAGTTGGTATTTATTTCGATTATAAATTATTCCGCGGTAACCGCGCCTTTAAATATAATTCGTCCAAGTTCGAGGCATTCCGCTCTCCCAATTACCCGGTGCTGGTTGAATCGGGCGTCCACCTCCGCTTTAGCGAAAATTACATCCGCAAGCCTGTAGACGCTCCGTTTAAAGTACATAAAAACCTGGTGAACGATATAGCGGTATTGAAATTATATCCCGGTATTAGTCCTAAAGTGGTTGATACTATTGTAAACTCGGATGTGAGGGCCATTGTAATGGAAGCCTTTGGAGCGGGCAATACTACTACCGATACCTGGTTTATCGATATGTTGAAGAAAGCGATTGACAGCGGCAAGGTTATCCTTGATATTTCGCAATGTAAAGTTGGTACGGTTGAGTTAGGCCGTTATGAAACCAGCAAACAACTCAAAGATATGGGCGTAGCCAATGGGTTTGACATGACCTACGAATCGGCCATTACCAAAACTATGTACCTGTTGGGCCAGGAAACTGATCCTGTTAAGGTAACCAGGCTATTGGAGCAGGATCTGCGTGGCGAGCTAACCTGGTATTAAGCATATTGCACAACAAGAGGCTGTCTCAAAATGGTGTGACCCCAAAAAGTTGGACAGTTTACAAAATTAAGTTTTTTGTACGAGAGCTCGGTATTCCACCGGGCTCTTTCCATTTAACCTGTTTTTTATTCTTTCATTGTTATAGTAATGAATGTATTCTTTTAACGAAGTTATAAATTCTTCCGCAGTTTCAAAGCTCTGTTTGTACAGTAATTCTGTCTTTAAGATCCCAAAGAAGCTTTCGGCCAAGGCATTATCCAAGCAGTTTCCCTTTCTGGACATGCTTTGAATAATTCCATGTTTTTCCAAAGCCTTTCTATATCCATAATGTTGATATTGCCACCCTTGGTCAGAGTGAAAAATAAGTCCCCTTATATCTTTCACTTTATCAAAAGCCTCATATAACATTTCATCTATCATCTGCATATTTGGAGATTTTGAAATACTATAAGAAATGACTTCCCCGTTGAACATGTCAATTATAGGAGATAAATAGATCTTCTCCCCTTTAATGTTCATCTGAGTGACATCCGTAGCCCATTTCTGATTAGGCAGATTTGCCTCAAAATCCCTTTCAAGTACATTAGGGGCAATTTTACCAACCTCACCTTTGTATGAGCGATAACTTACTTTCCTGATATTGCATTTTAGGCCTAATGTTCCCATCAATTTTTGGACAGTCTTGTGATTTATGCTATAACCCCGGTTCTTCATTTCGGCGGTGACCCGCCGATAACCATATCTGCCTTTATGCAAGTGGTATATACTTGCGATCTCTTCTTTTTCATGCTTGTATTTATCATCATTTAGGCGCTTGCGATGATAATAAAATACAGAACGAGCCATCTGTTTGCAATCCAATAGAATTGAAACATCATGTTCGGGCCTTAGTTCTTCGATGGCTTTTGCCCACTCATGCGTTCGCGGGCTTCTTTTCCTTGACTAAGGCCGTGACTTTTTTTAATAGTGCGTTCTCCGCCCGCAAACGGCTATTTTCCGCCTGGAGCTTCTCTACTTCTGTTTCAGGTTCAAGCTTCTTTGATCTTCCCATGCATTTAGGTGGTCGTCCAGGATTCTTTTGCTGGTATAGTACTGCATATCCCTCAACCCGTACTGATCTTACCCAGCGCTCTAAAGCAGTCTTGCTTAATCTATATTCCAGAACAACCTGATTTAAAGGTACTTTTTTTTCTATGACAAGCCTTACAACTTCTTCTTTGAAATCAGGCGTGGGCTTGACGTTAGGTTGTTTGAGCAGCCCACTTTCGCCATAAAGATCATATTTCCGAACCCATTCCAATATCATGCCTTCACGGATATGGCGTTCGCGGGATATCCGTAGAATCGGCTTTCCCTTTCTTACTTGAGAAACTACATCAAGTTTCTCTTCAAATGTGTGCTTTGACATAAATAATAAACCCCAAAAGTTTTTGTCTAACTTTTGGGGTTCACTTCAAAAAGGCAGCCTCTTGTTAAAAAAAAACGGATGTTTTCAATTAAAAATTTTGTATATTCATTTGAATTTCAGATATTTAAGTATAAATAGTTATGATTTATGGCATCCGGAAAACCAACTTTCAAGCCCTACTACCAATCCCAGGTCATGGCCATTCCGCCTACCTTAGATGAACTTGTAGCAAAAGGTCATCCTGTTCGTATTGTAAATGATATTGTTAACAGGATCAATATACAGGGTCTTTTGGACGCTTATCATATTAAGGGCACCTCAAGCTACCACCCACAGATGTTGCTAAAAGTTTTGGTTTATGGCTATGTCAGCAACGTTTACAGCAGCAGAAAGCTGGAAACGGCCTGTAAAGAGAACATCAACTTGATGTGGCTGAGCGGAATGAGC
Proteins encoded in this window:
- a CDS encoding helix-turn-helix domain-containing protein gives rise to the protein MSKHTFEEKLDVVSQVRKGKPILRISRERHIREGMILEWVRKYDLYGESGLLKQPNVKPTPDFKEEVVRLVIEKKVPLNQVVLEYRLSKTALERWVRSVRVEGYAVLYQQKNPGRPPKCMGRSKKLEPETEVEKLQAENSRLRAENALLKKVTALVKEKKPANA
- a CDS encoding IS3 family transposase, which produces MEELRPEHDVSILLDCKQMARSVFYYHRKRLNDDKYKHEKEEIASIYHLHKGRYGYRRVTAEMKNRGYSINHKTVQKLMGTLGLKCNIRKVSYRSYKGEVGKIAPNVLERDFEANLPNQKWATDVTQMNIKGEKIYLSPIIDMFNGEVISYSISKSPNMQMIDEMLYEAFDKVKDIRGLIFHSDQGWQYQHYGYRKALEKHGIIQSMSRKGNCLDNALAESFFGILKTELLYKQSFETAEEFITSLKEYIHYYNNERIKNRLNGKSPVEYRALVQKT
- a CDS encoding TatD family hydrolase, which gives rise to MVLTDTHTHLYYEPDHNKRAQLIHRCLDNNVSRLFLPNVDAASVSKVFELTDAFPAHCFAMLGLHPCEVKADWEQQLDLIMNAQQGKRIYAVGEIGIDLYWDKTFLSEQQKAFRKQINWAKSQDLPIVIHCRDAFDEVYAILEEQKDDKLRGIFHCFSGTLEQAEKIIELGFFLGIGGVITYKNAGLDKIVQQIDMEHLVLETDSPYLTPVPYRGKPNESSFLIYVAQKIADLHQVDMDTVASITTKNSIRIFGV
- a CDS encoding asparaginase, which gives rise to MTKILIIYTGGTIGMMTDPKTKALKPINFEQIMDNVPELERLNCQIEVRSFDHIIDSSNMNPEIWGELAAIIEKYYDNVDGFVVLHGSDTMAFTASAMSFMLENLAKPVIFTGSQLPISAIRTDAKENLMTAIEITSSMKEGRALVPEVGIYFDYKLFRGNRAFKYNSSKFEAFRSPNYPVLVESGVHLRFSENYIRKPVDAPFKVHKNLVNDIAVLKLYPGISPKVVDTIVNSDVRAIVMEAFGAGNTTTDTWFIDMLKKAIDSGKVILDISQCKVGTVELGRYETSKQLKDMGVANGFDMTYESAITKTMYLLGQETDPVKVTRLLEQDLRGELTWY